Part of the Carcharodon carcharias isolate sCarCar2 chromosome 11, sCarCar2.pri, whole genome shotgun sequence genome, ttcccaccaccaatggcacacagtggcagcagtgtgtactatctacaaggtgcactgtgacaactcaccaaggcagctTCCACAAAACCTTCCAAGTCCCTTTAGGGAacgaaatctgccattcttaactggtctggcctacatgtgactccaggcctagcaatgtggttgactcttaactgtcctctgaaatggtcctaggaagcaactcagttcaaggggcacttagggatgggcaacaaatgctggccttgccggtgccacccacatcccatgaaagaataaagagaaaaaaaggtGGTATAAATGCAACTTGTATTTGGTGTAATTACAATGTGCAATCATAAATCCCTGTTATCAATTGCTTCACTGATGTTAATTATTCTGATTATAGCAGTAGCATAATATATAATCTAATGGTAGAAAACCATTTTATACTTAGTTCTGCATTCACTTAATTTAATCAATGTTGTTCATTTAATTCATTCTCAGTATCTGAGCAAGGCTGGCGATAGTTGCCCTTCCTTAGTTTCCCTTCCAAATGTGGTGGTGGGGCCtgttttttgaactgctgcagccagaaCATGTAAAAAGTTTTCAATCAAATGCAAACCATTTTTCTTCTCATCTTAAAAGAGTTCATTTTGAGGAATGTGATTATGAATTATTATTAATAACTCAGTGCCCTTTCTTTCTTTTAATTCAGGAAAAAATCCATCCCTTCGTTCTGGTTTCAAAGGCTTCTGTTCTCCTTGGTTGATATCATCATGGCCAACAATGTAAGCTTGGATAATGAAACTTTGGAAATGCTCTCGAATGAAATGATCAAGAGCATCCTTCCAGCCGTTTACCTTATAGTTGCCATCATCAGCCTGCCCGGGAATGGGTTCTCCTTATTTCTTCTCTGCAAAGCACAACCAAAGACACCATCTATCATATTCATGatcaacctcaccatcactgaTCTTGTGCTTGCCATCTTTTTGCCCTTTCAGAGTGCGTACCACTGGAATGGTAACAACTGGACTTTTGGAGCTAACCTGTGCAATGTGGTTACTGTGCTGTTCTACGCTAACATGTACTGCTCCATCTTAACGATGACTTGCATTAGTTTGGACCGTTACGTAGGAGTAGTGTGGGCAATGCGCTGTGCCAGGTGGCAGACAAACAAGTACGCACTCGCGGTTTGCTTAGGAATGTGGGCACTCATCCTTATCGTCTTGCTGCCACTGGAGATAAATGATTTGACATATGAAGTTAACAAACTTAATATTACCACATGTTTTGATATTCTGAAGAAGGACATGCTTCCATCCAAAGCGACCTGGGCAGCCTTTCTCTTTACCTTGTTTGGGATTCTGTTCTTAATTCCATTTAGCGTAACTGTGTACTGTTACATTCGAATAATCGCCAAGCTGATCAAGACCTCGACAAGTTATGTCAGTGCACAAAAGAGGAGAGCCATTGGCTTAGCTTTGatcgtgctcttggtgtttataACTTGCTTTGCGCCAAACAACTTTATCCTTCTCGTCCATATCATCAACCGGATCTTTTTCCATAAAGGGGTTTACACGGCCTACaaaatcaccctcaccctcagctgCTTAAACAGCTGCCTCGATCCCTTCATTTATTATTTTGCCTCCAAGGAGTTTCGCAAGAAGCTCAGAGTGTACTTCAGGACAGGAAACATCTCAAGTCAGGGAAGTATAACTGAATACAGGAGGGAGAGTATTCTCTCAAGATCAGGGTTGCGAACCCACCAAGATTTGGAGATGCAGTTCTCTTTGAATTCCGCAAATGGATCGCCATAGATTAGAACTGGCAGAAAAGGAATGCAATGTAGTACGCCCCAACGTAAACCTTGACCTGATGGGAATGCCTCTTTTTTTATTGCAGAGTTAAGATGTTAATAATGAAACCAATGTTGAGAATGAGTAAATGAtccagcagctctggcagtagGCGGTTGAATTCCGAAGCTACAGGACTGAGATTGATTCTCAGGTTTTGGCGCATGTTCGAACACGGTCAGAATATTGGCTTAGTTGTCCCAGTTCATTGTCAAGGCTTCTAGCCAGACGCCATGGTGAAAAGAAGGCCCCTCATTttctttggggagtgaggggatgggAATTGGAGAAGTACCTGTATTGGTACTCTTATGCAGAAACTTGACCTGTTGTTGACTGTCATTGAGAGTGAGTCCAAAATACAGACAGTTAACCTTGGGACTGGAAGATGAACGTAGCAACGAGGTCTTGGAATTAAAGCACCCGTGATGAAGGAGGAGGGGAAGATGATAggatttgtttttaattttcagtTCTTTAAAATCCATCAAGGTTTCTAATGAAGGATCATTGACCCTTAAAGTTAActtctgcctgcctctctctgcagCTGGTTGTCTGCTCTGCTGAATAGTTCATAGCACTTTCTGTTAAAtctcagatttccatcatccgtgGTATACTGCTTTTTGTCAGATCCCCACTTGCAGTTTAACATTACTCTCAAGGAATAGTAAGCAAGACGAAAGTTACAATATTGCTCAGTATATCACAGGCAGCAGCTCAACCTGTTG contains:
- the LOC121284196 gene encoding P2Y purinoceptor 8-like, translated to MANNVSLDNETLEMLSNEMIKSILPAVYLIVAIISLPGNGFSLFLLCKAQPKTPSIIFMINLTITDLVLAIFLPFQSAYHWNGNNWTFGANLCNVVTVLFYANMYCSILTMTCISLDRYVGVVWAMRCARWQTNKYALAVCLGMWALILIVLLPLEINDLTYEVNKLNITTCFDILKKDMLPSKATWAAFLFTLFGILFLIPFSVTVYCYIRIIAKLIKTSTSYVSAQKRRAIGLALIVLLVFITCFAPNNFILLVHIINRIFFHKGVYTAYKITLTLSCLNSCLDPFIYYFASKEFRKKLRVYFRTGNISSQGSITEYRRESILSRSGLRTHQDLEMQFSLNSANGSP